A part of Oscillospiraceae bacterium genomic DNA contains:
- a CDS encoding rod shape-determining protein — protein sequence MFNFRQNIGIDLGTATVIIYVKGQGIVLREPSVAAIDKVTGKVYAVGNEAQKMIGRTPGNIVAIRPLRDGVISDYDTTEKMLKSFLSKVNFSKFFKPNIVICVPSGVTEVEERAVLDVALQAGAKRAYVIEEPIAAAIGAGIDISEPNGNMIVDIGGGTTDIAVISLGGVVVSSSIKIAGDTFDDAIIKYIRKNYNILIGERTAEQIKTSIGCVFPLSETLKTTIKGRNLITGLPNTLELSSDEIIDALSEAANSIADAIHDVLERTPPELVGDIATNHIVLTGGGALMQGFDKLVEKRTGIPAKIAEDPTTCVAVGTGVSLESMDIIQAAGTSVAERKNYENMN from the coding sequence ATGTTTAATTTCAGGCAAAATATAGGGATAGACTTAGGAACTGCAACTGTAATTATTTATGTCAAAGGTCAGGGAATAGTTTTAAGAGAACCTTCCGTTGCTGCTATTGACAAGGTTACAGGAAAAGTCTATGCCGTAGGAAACGAAGCACAAAAAATGATAGGCAGAACTCCCGGTAATATTGTTGCTATCCGTCCTTTAAGAGATGGTGTTATTTCAGACTATGATACTACTGAGAAAATGCTTAAAAGTTTCTTATCAAAAGTTAACTTTTCAAAATTTTTCAAACCAAACATCGTTATATGTGTTCCCTCAGGCGTTACTGAGGTTGAAGAAAGAGCCGTTTTAGACGTTGCACTCCAGGCAGGTGCTAAAAGGGCTTATGTCATTGAAGAACCGATTGCCGCTGCAATAGGTGCAGGAATCGATATATCTGAACCTAACGGAAATATGATTGTTGATATTGGCGGAGGTACTACCGATATTGCAGTTATATCTTTGGGCGGGGTTGTTGTTTCAAGTTCTATCAAAATTGCAGGCGATACTTTTGATGACGCTATAATTAAATATATAAGAAAGAACTATAATATACTTATCGGCGAAAGAACTGCCGAACAGATTAAAACAAGTATCGGATGTGTATTTCCTCTTTCCGAAACTTTAAAAACCACAATTAAAGGAAGAAATCTTATTACAGGGCTTCCTAATACACTTGAACTGTCAAGTGATGAAATAATCGATGCTTTAAGTGAAGCGGCAAATTCTATTGCTGATGCTATTCACGATGTTTTAGAAAGAACTCCTCCTGAACTTGTAGGGGATATTGCTACCAATCACATAGTTTTAACAGGCGGCGGAGCACTTATGCAAGGTTTTGATAAACTTGTAGAAAAAAGAACGGGTATTCCTGCAAAAATTGCAGAAGATCCTACCACTTGCGTTGCTGTTGGTACAGGTGTGTCTTTAGAAAGTATGGATATTATTCAGGCTGCAGGAACAAGTGTTGCAGAAAGAAAAAATTACGAAAATATGAACTAA
- a CDS encoding haloacid dehalogenase-like hydrolase, translating into MAKKPVIALMYDFDKTLITTDMQNFGFIPSLGLTKDEFWKEVNEFTKENQMDALLSYMYMMLKFAKIHDKKITRDEFVKLGKNIEFFPGVKVWFKRVNEYAKEKGAQVEHYVISSGLQEIIEGSDIFPEFKRTYACEYIYDVNGVAVWPKTVVNFTTKTQYLYRINKGELSICDDNILNSYVPHEERRIPFSNMIYIGDGLTDVPCMKLCKVNGGHSIAVYGENHDTAEKLIRESRVDFITKADYTKNSELDKIVRTIIDKIIVENKLDEIHKEHKKNSIS; encoded by the coding sequence ATGGCTAAAAAACCTGTTATTGCTTTAATGTACGATTTTGATAAAACTTTAATAACCACCGATATGCAGAATTTTGGGTTTATTCCAAGTCTTGGGCTTACTAAAGACGAATTCTGGAAAGAGGTCAATGAGTTTACAAAAGAAAATCAGATGGATGCTCTTTTAAGTTATATGTATATGATGCTTAAATTTGCAAAAATTCACGACAAGAAAATTACCAGAGATGAATTTGTTAAGTTAGGGAAAAATATTGAATTCTTTCCGGGTGTTAAAGTCTGGTTTAAAAGAGTAAATGAATATGCAAAAGAAAAGGGCGCACAGGTGGAACACTATGTTATATCTTCGGGGCTTCAGGAAATCATAGAAGGCTCGGATATTTTCCCTGAATTTAAAAGAACCTATGCGTGTGAATATATATATGATGTCAACGGAGTGGCTGTATGGCCTAAAACAGTTGTTAATTTTACTACTAAAACTCAGTATTTATACAGAATAAATAAGGGAGAATTATCAATTTGTGACGATAATATTTTAAATTCCTATGTTCCGCATGAAGAAAGAAGAATTCCGTTTTCCAATATGATTTATATCGGCGATGGACTTACTGATGTTCCTTGTATGAAGTTATGTAAAGTTAACGGAGGTCATTCTATTGCAGTTTATGGGGAAAATCACGATACAGCTGAAAAACTGATAAGAGAATCAAGAGTCGATTTTATAACAAAAGCCGACTACACTAAAAATTCCGAACTCGATAAAATAGTAAGAACGATAATTGATAAAATAATTGTGGAAAATAAACTTGACGAAATTCATAAAGAACATAAAAAGAATTCTATATCATAG
- a CDS encoding cell wall metabolism sensor histidine kinase WalK → MLKGIQQKLVLIFVLIIIAIMSVLGTFLINNINVYYHTEFRTRISSTFNDVFIEQLENACSNEKPVEELEVMLNAYSANIGIDYSYRNYYILDGLTGAYINGTDSKKGKSLAKTPAISEALTGKVGIQTEASSQIMEYAIPIIKDSKPLYIIYIVDSKDAMNDVIKNMIGMVLQSLLLGVMIAILLGIFLSRTISKPITTLTKHAEKLAKGEFETVPSVKENDEIGILSNTFKYMSDALATSVNELGIEKNKLETVMRYMSDGIIAFDADGKSIVINPAAKRLLGIKNEKEINFDEYFTKFFDDLYIGDFIYLDDHKVEQRIINVNDQSLRLEISPFKFENEKYRGVMVVIQDITKQENIENSRREFVANVSHELKTPITTIKTYIETIRENDLDRETEIGFLDVVNKEADRMTRLIGDLLTLSKLDSKIILANREYINVSELIFDVVSKMKIEANKYDHKLTYHEMNELPPLFMDKDRLEQILINIISNSIKYTSKGGIIDVFVRAIYGNIYIKIKDNGIGIPKNDLERIFERFYRVDKARSREQGGTGLGLAISREMILAFGGDIYIESEENVGTEVCIVLPVDGKRLDIAVDDKEMFKNMQTEELRETSEETDNEKEDNSNDEKEQ, encoded by the coding sequence ATGTTAAAAGGTATTCAACAAAAATTAGTTCTTATATTTGTACTTATCATAATTGCAATTATGTCGGTACTGGGAACTTTCCTTATAAACAATATAAATGTTTATTATCACACTGAATTCCGTACAAGAATTTCTTCTACCTTTAACGATGTTTTTATAGAACAACTTGAAAATGCATGTTCAAACGAAAAACCCGTTGAAGAATTAGAAGTTATGCTTAACGCGTACAGTGCTAATATCGGAATTGATTATTCCTATAGAAATTACTATATATTAGATGGCTTAACAGGCGCATATATAAACGGTACAGACAGTAAAAAAGGCAAATCACTTGCAAAAACTCCTGCCATTTCTGAGGCTTTGACAGGAAAAGTCGGTATCCAGACCGAAGCATCAAGTCAGATTATGGAGTATGCCATTCCTATTATTAAAGATTCAAAACCCTTATACATTATTTACATTGTCGATTCTAAAGATGCAATGAATGATGTTATAAAAAATATGATAGGTATGGTGCTCCAGTCATTGCTTTTAGGAGTTATGATTGCTATACTTCTTGGAATATTTTTATCAAGAACTATTTCAAAACCTATCACTACACTTACAAAGCATGCTGAGAAACTTGCAAAAGGAGAATTTGAAACCGTTCCGTCAGTTAAGGAAAATGACGAAATCGGTATTCTTTCCAACACATTTAAGTATATGTCAGATGCTCTTGCTACAAGCGTTAATGAACTTGGCATTGAGAAAAACAAATTAGAAACTGTTATGAGATATATGTCTGACGGTATTATTGCTTTTGATGCTGACGGAAAATCTATTGTTATAAATCCTGCCGCCAAACGTCTTTTAGGAATAAAAAACGAAAAGGAAATAAATTTTGATGAGTATTTCACTAAATTTTTTGACGATTTATATATCGGGGATTTTATATATCTTGACGACCACAAGGTTGAACAGAGAATAATAAATGTTAATGACCAATCCTTAAGACTTGAAATAAGCCCTTTTAAATTTGAAAATGAAAAATACCGTGGCGTAATGGTGGTCATTCAGGATATAACAAAACAGGAAAACATTGAAAATTCACGTAGAGAATTTGTTGCCAATGTTTCCCACGAACTAAAAACTCCTATTACTACAATTAAAACATACATTGAAACAATAAGAGAAAATGACCTTGACAGAGAAACCGAAATTGGATTTTTAGATGTTGTAAACAAAGAAGCCGACCGTATGACAAGGCTTATAGGCGACCTGCTCACTTTATCCAAACTTGACAGTAAGATAATTTTAGCAAACAGGGAGTACATAAATGTATCCGAACTTATCTTTGATGTTGTAAGTAAAATGAAGATTGAAGCAAATAAGTATGACCATAAACTTACTTATCACGAAATGAACGAACTTCCACCTTTATTTATGGATAAAGACAGGCTTGAACAAATTCTTATAAATATTATTTCAAACTCTATTAAATACACGTCAAAAGGCGGTATTATAGACGTATTTGTAAGAGCAATTTATGGAAACATCTATATAAAAATAAAGGATAATGGAATAGGTATTCCAAAAAATGATCTGGAGCGTATTTTCGAAAGATTTTACCGGGTTGATAAGGCAAGGTCAAGAGAACAGGGCGGTACAGGTTTGGGACTTGCAATTTCAAGAGAAATGATTCTTGCTTTTGGCGGGGATATTTACATTGAAAGTGAAGAAAATGTAGGAACCGAAGTATGTATTGTTCTCCCGGTTGACGGAAAAAGGCTTGATATTGCCGTTGATGATAAAGAAATGTTTAAAAATATGCAAACGGAAGAACTTAGAGAAACAAGCGAAGAAACCGATAACGAAAAAGAAGATAACTCAAATGATGAAAAAGAACAGTAA
- a CDS encoding DUF2508 family protein, with protein sequence MKEFYLEILKRLKQPVKKENEEVLRIKNALFELKRARNNFDMVVGADNVELAILELNAAEKRYQNLLKEAKEHSLKDVFTEGLNYDLSKSLE encoded by the coding sequence ATGAAAGAATTTTATCTTGAAATTTTAAAAAGATTAAAACAACCGGTAAAAAAGGAAAATGAAGAAGTATTAAGAATTAAAAATGCTCTGTTTGAACTTAAAAGGGCAAGAAATAATTTTGATATGGTAGTAGGGGCAGATAATGTTGAACTTGCAATTTTAGAACTTAATGCAGCAGAAAAAAGGTATCAGAATCTTTTGAAGGAAGCAAAGGAACATTCCTTAAAAGACGTTTTTACCGAGGGATTAAATTATGATTTAAGTAAATCTCTTGAATAA
- a CDS encoding transcriptional regulator, protein MNNIEIIHLREIIICLLLTFTLIFFFKKPLIWIFKVIIRGTLFSVLMFLINFITMSFNFFAGINPVTTFICGIFGIYGVILNYILAFIFI, encoded by the coding sequence TTGAATAATATCGAAATAATACACTTAAGAGAAATTATTATTTGCCTTTTACTTACATTTACTCTTATCTTCTTTTTTAAAAAACCATTAATCTGGATCTTTAAAGTTATAATAAGAGGAACACTTTTTTCTGTTTTAATGTTTCTTATAAACTTTATTACTATGTCTTTTAATTTTTTTGCAGGAATAAACCCTGTTACCACTTTTATTTGTGGAATTTTTGGTATTTACGGTGTAATTTTAAATTATATACTGGCTTTTATCTTTATTTAA
- a CDS encoding helix-turn-helix transcriptional regulator, protein MDTHQLIKNRILYLCEEKRITINKLSSESGIAPSTIKNILYGKSKNPGIVTLKMLCDGLGITLADFFNTYEFKHLEQELK, encoded by the coding sequence ATGGATACACATCAATTAATAAAAAACAGAATTTTATATTTATGTGAGGAAAAACGAATAACAATAAATAAACTTTCAAGCGAATCAGGGATTGCACCTTCGACAATTAAGAATATACTATATGGAAAAAGTAAAAATCCGGGTATTGTTACATTGAAGATGTTATGTGACGGATTAGGAATAACTTTAGCAGATTTTTTTAACACATACGAATTTAAACATCTTGAACAGGAATTAAAGTAA
- the mnmG gene encoding tRNA uridine-5-carboxymethylaminomethyl(34) synthesis enzyme MnmG produces the protein MSYIKDSCDVVVIGGGHAGCEAALASARLNVKTYLFSISLDMIANMPCNPNIGGTAKGHLVKEIDALGGEMGKCADKTFIQSRMLNKSKGPAVHSLRVQSDRRKYQNEMKRTLEMQENLFIKQGEIVKINLDSFGKIESVETETGAIIKTKAVIIATGTFLKGKIIIGDYEKESGPDGMFPANKLSSSLRDMGIELLRFKTGTPARVLKRSVDFSKMEVQKGDEEIVPFSFENDYIGENKENCYLTYTNEKTHKIILYNLHRSPLYSGKIEGTGPRYCPSIEDKIVRFKEKERHQVFIEPMGLDTEEMYVQGMSSSLPEDVQEQMYRSIKGLENVIITRSAYAIEYDCVNPLELYPTLEFKKIEGLYGAGQFNGTSGYEEAAAQGLMAGINAALKIKDKPPFILERDKAYIGTLIDDLVTKGTNEPYRMMTARSEYRLLLRQDNADLRLTPSGYKIGLISEERYKNFLDKKEQIEREIERINGISLSPSKEVNELLTKYNSSNITTGIKLSELLRRPEISYEILEPVDKTRPPLKKAVWQEAEIQIKYDGYIKKQIAQAEQVAKLDKKLLPNDIDYDKISGLRLEARQKLNLIKPQSIGQASRISGVSPADISVLLIYLERNK, from the coding sequence ATGAGTTATATAAAAGACAGTTGCGATGTTGTAGTTATCGGTGGAGGCCATGCAGGTTGTGAAGCCGCTTTGGCATCAGCAAGACTTAACGTAAAAACATATCTTTTTTCAATAAGCCTTGATATGATTGCTAATATGCCCTGCAATCCTAATATCGGCGGAACTGCCAAAGGCCATCTTGTTAAAGAGATTGATGCTTTGGGCGGAGAAATGGGAAAATGTGCAGACAAGACTTTTATTCAGTCAAGAATGTTAAATAAAAGCAAAGGTCCTGCAGTTCATTCCCTTCGCGTTCAGTCAGACAGGCGAAAATATCAAAATGAAATGAAACGCACCCTTGAAATGCAGGAAAATTTATTTATAAAGCAAGGGGAAATAGTTAAAATCAATTTGGATTCTTTTGGCAAAATAGAATCCGTTGAAACTGAAACAGGAGCAATCATAAAAACCAAAGCAGTTATTATTGCAACAGGAACTTTTTTAAAAGGCAAGATTATAATAGGTGATTACGAAAAAGAAAGCGGACCTGACGGAATGTTCCCTGCCAATAAGTTATCTTCCTCTTTAAGAGATATGGGAATTGAACTTTTAAGATTTAAGACAGGTACTCCTGCCAGAGTTTTAAAAAGAAGTGTTGATTTTTCCAAAATGGAAGTACAAAAAGGCGACGAGGAAATTGTTCCGTTCTCATTTGAAAATGACTACATAGGCGAAAACAAAGAAAACTGCTATCTTACATATACCAACGAAAAAACCCATAAAATCATTTTATATAATCTTCATCGTTCCCCTTTATATAGCGGAAAAATAGAAGGAACAGGTCCAAGATACTGTCCTTCAATTGAAGATAAAATAGTAAGATTTAAAGAAAAAGAAAGGCATCAGGTTTTTATTGAGCCAATGGGACTTGATACTGAAGAAATGTATGTTCAGGGAATGTCCTCTTCTCTTCCTGAAGATGTTCAGGAACAAATGTACCGTTCAATTAAAGGACTTGAAAATGTTATTATTACAAGAAGTGCTTATGCGATAGAATACGACTGTGTCAATCCTCTTGAACTATACCCTACATTGGAATTTAAAAAAATTGAAGGGCTATACGGAGCAGGTCAATTCAACGGAACATCAGGGTATGAAGAAGCCGCAGCACAGGGGCTTATGGCAGGAATAAATGCGGCACTAAAAATTAAAGATAAGCCGCCATTTATATTAGAAAGGGACAAAGCATACATAGGCACACTTATTGATGACCTTGTTACAAAAGGCACTAATGAGCCTTACAGAATGATGACTGCAAGGAGCGAATACCGTCTTCTTTTAAGACAGGACAATGCTGATTTAAGGCTTACACCTTCAGGCTACAAGATAGGTCTTATATCCGAAGAACGTTATAAGAATTTCTTAGATAAAAAAGAACAGATTGAACGTGAAATTGAAAGAATAAATGGGATTTCACTTTCTCCTTCTAAAGAAGTAAACGAATTACTCACAAAATATAACAGTTCAAATATTACAACAGGGATTAAACTGTCGGAACTTTTAAGACGTCCTGAAATATCCTATGAAATACTTGAGCCTGTAGATAAAACCCGTCCACCACTAAAAAAAGCTGTGTGGCAGGAAGCGGAAATACAAATTAAATACGATGGATATATTAAAAAGCAGATTGCTCAGGCTGAGCAAGTAGCAAAACTTGATAAAAAACTTTTGCCTAATGATATAGATTATGATAAGATTTCAGGCTTAAGGCTTGAAGCAAGGCAGAAACTTAATCTTATTAAACCTCAGTCAATCGGTCAGGCTTCAAGAATTTCAGGAGTTTCCCCTGCCGATATTTCAGTTCTTTTAATTTATCTTGAAAGGAATAAATAA
- a CDS encoding response regulator transcription factor yields the protein MSEKYILIVEDEKPISDILKFNLEKEGYKTKQAFDGEEGLKLSKEEDFDLVLLDVMLPKMDGFQVLRELRTYKKSIPILLVTAREDEIDKVLGLELGADDYITKPYSVRELMARVKANLRRNISEAFALAEDESNIIKMGRLVINSERYEVTKDGNPIDLTRREFELLEYLAKKPEKIFSREALLEQVWGYEYLGDVRTVDVTVRRLREKIEDNSSEPEYVVTKRGLGYYFKSIK from the coding sequence ATGAGTGAAAAGTATATTTTAATAGTTGAAGATGAAAAACCAATATCCGATATTCTGAAATTCAATTTAGAAAAAGAAGGCTATAAAACCAAACAGGCTTTTGACGGAGAAGAAGGTCTTAAACTTTCCAAAGAAGAAGATTTTGACCTTGTTCTTTTAGATGTTATGCTTCCTAAAATGGACGGCTTTCAGGTTTTAAGAGAATTAAGAACTTATAAAAAATCAATCCCTATTTTACTTGTTACAGCAAGAGAAGATGAGATTGATAAGGTGTTAGGTTTAGAACTTGGGGCTGATGATTATATCACAAAGCCATACAGTGTAAGAGAACTTATGGCAAGAGTAAAGGCTAATTTAAGAAGAAATATTTCTGAAGCATTCGCTTTAGCTGAAGATGAGTCAAACATTATAAAAATGGGACGTCTTGTTATCAATTCAGAAAGATATGAAGTTACAAAAGACGGAAATCCCATCGACCTTACAAGACGTGAATTTGAACTTTTAGAGTATCTTGCTAAAAAACCTGAAAAAATATTCTCCCGTGAAGCCTTACTCGAACAGGTATGGGGTTATGAATATTTAGGAGATGTAAGAACAGTCGATGTTACAGTAAGAAGATTAAGAGAAAAAATTGAAGATAATTCTTCCGAACCTGAATATGTGGTAACAAAAAGAGGACTTGGGTATTACTTTAAGTCTATAAAATAA